The Streptomyces sp. NBC_01275 genome has a segment encoding these proteins:
- a CDS encoding sugar ABC transporter permease: protein MSTTTTTTTAVASRPDRPRRRGENSLAGSLVSHGILIVASLIALFPIGWLVYLSLGPDKDDYLHPGGIWDKMTFDNYSFVLQHTKFFDWLTSSLIVTLGTTAIGVLIAATTGYAVSRMRFPGYRKFMWVLLVTQMFPVAVLMVPMYQILSDLKLIDNYFGLILVYCTTVVPYSAWLLKGYFDTIPFEIDEAGRVDGLTPFGTFFRLILPLAKPGLAVAAFYNFLTAFSEVAFASTFMLSDDKYTLAVGLQTFVSEHDSQRNLMAATAVLIAIPAAAFFYLVQKNLVAGLTAGGTKG, encoded by the coding sequence ATGAGTACGACGACGACTACGACGACCGCGGTCGCCAGTCGGCCCGACCGGCCCCGGCGTCGCGGCGAGAACAGCCTGGCCGGCTCCCTCGTCTCGCACGGCATCCTGATCGTCGCGAGCCTGATCGCGCTCTTCCCGATCGGCTGGCTGGTCTATCTGTCCCTCGGCCCGGACAAGGACGACTACCTGCACCCCGGCGGCATCTGGGACAAGATGACGTTCGACAACTACTCGTTCGTCCTTCAGCACACCAAGTTCTTCGACTGGCTGACGAGTTCGCTCATCGTCACGCTGGGCACCACGGCCATCGGCGTGCTGATCGCCGCCACCACCGGCTACGCGGTCTCCCGCATGCGCTTCCCCGGCTACCGGAAGTTCATGTGGGTGCTGCTGGTCACCCAGATGTTCCCGGTCGCCGTGCTGATGGTGCCGATGTACCAGATCCTCTCGGACCTGAAGCTCATCGACAACTACTTCGGCCTCATCCTGGTCTACTGCACCACGGTCGTGCCGTACAGCGCCTGGCTGCTCAAGGGGTACTTCGACACCATCCCCTTCGAGATCGACGAGGCGGGACGCGTCGACGGGCTCACCCCGTTCGGCACCTTCTTCCGGCTGATCCTCCCGCTCGCCAAGCCCGGCCTCGCGGTAGCCGCCTTCTACAACTTCCTCACCGCCTTCAGCGAGGTCGCCTTCGCCTCGACGTTCATGCTCAGCGACGACAAGTACACGCTCGCCGTCGGCCTGCAGACCTTCGTCAGCGAACACGACTCCCAGCGCAACCTGATGGCCGCCACCGCGGTGCTGATCGCGATACCCGCCGCCGCGTTCTTCTACCTCGTGCAGAAGAACCTGGTGGCCGGCCTCACCGCGGGCGGCACGAAAGGCTGA
- a CDS encoding glycoside hydrolase family 13 protein, with protein sequence MSQQHSAAPAPTTRSAAAVATVAKRRDWWRDAVIYQVYPRSFADSNGDGMGDLEGVRSRLPYLRDLGVDAVWLSPYYASPQADAGYDVADYRAVDPMFGNLLDADALIRDARDLGLRIIVDLVPNHSSDQHEWFKRALREGPGSSLRDRYHFRPGKGASGELPPNDWESIFGGPAWTRVTEPDGAPGEWYLHLFAPEQPDFNWEHPAVGDEFRSILRFWLDMGVDGFRIDVAHGLVKAHGLPDLGSHDQLKLLGNDVMPFFDQDGVHEIYRQWRLILDEYSGERIFVAEAWTPTVERTANYVRPDELHQAFNFQYLATEWDARELREVVDRTLEAMRPVGAPATWVLSNHDVTRHATRFANPPGLGTQIRTAGDRELGLRRARAATLLMLALPGSAYVYQGEELGLPDVVDLPDEVRQDPAYFRGAGQDGFRDGCRVPIPWTRAGASYGFGSGGSWLPQPSSWAELSVEAQEGVPDSTLELYREALRIRRARPDLGAGDSVEWLKAPEGVLAFRRGEFVCVANTGEESVTTPAYGRVLLASGEVSETDGGEAKVPADTTVWFATA encoded by the coding sequence ATGAGCCAGCAGCACTCCGCAGCCCCGGCCCCCACCACACGGTCCGCAGCGGCCGTCGCCACCGTCGCCAAGCGGCGCGACTGGTGGCGGGACGCGGTGATCTACCAGGTGTACCCGCGCAGCTTCGCCGACAGCAACGGCGACGGCATGGGCGACCTGGAAGGCGTACGCTCCCGCCTCCCGTATCTGCGCGACCTCGGCGTGGACGCCGTGTGGCTCAGCCCCTACTACGCCTCCCCGCAGGCCGACGCCGGCTACGACGTCGCCGACTACCGCGCCGTCGACCCCATGTTCGGCAACCTCCTCGACGCCGACGCGCTGATCCGCGACGCCCGTGACCTCGGGCTGAGGATCATCGTCGACCTGGTCCCGAACCATTCCTCCGACCAACACGAGTGGTTCAAGCGGGCGTTGCGCGAAGGTCCCGGCTCGTCCCTGCGCGACCGCTACCACTTCCGTCCCGGCAAGGGCGCGAGCGGCGAACTCCCGCCCAACGACTGGGAGTCCATCTTCGGCGGCCCGGCCTGGACGCGGGTCACCGAGCCCGACGGCGCCCCGGGCGAGTGGTACCTCCACCTCTTCGCGCCCGAGCAGCCCGACTTCAACTGGGAACACCCGGCCGTCGGCGACGAGTTCCGCTCCATCCTCCGCTTCTGGCTGGACATGGGCGTCGACGGCTTCCGCATCGACGTGGCCCACGGTCTGGTGAAGGCGCACGGCCTGCCCGACCTCGGCTCCCACGACCAGCTCAAGCTGCTGGGCAACGATGTCATGCCGTTCTTCGACCAGGACGGCGTGCACGAGATCTACCGCCAGTGGCGTCTCATCCTCGACGAGTACTCGGGCGAGCGCATCTTCGTCGCCGAGGCGTGGACGCCGACCGTGGAGCGCACCGCGAACTACGTCCGTCCCGACGAGCTGCACCAGGCCTTCAACTTCCAGTACCTGGCCACCGAGTGGGACGCGCGGGAGCTGCGGGAGGTCGTCGACCGCACCCTGGAGGCGATGCGCCCGGTCGGCGCGCCCGCCACCTGGGTCCTGTCCAACCACGACGTCACCCGCCACGCCACCCGCTTCGCCAACCCGCCCGGCCTCGGCACCCAGATCCGCACCGCCGGCGACCGCGAGCTGGGCCTGCGCCGCGCACGAGCGGCCACGCTGCTGATGCTGGCGCTGCCCGGCTCGGCGTACGTCTACCAGGGCGAGGAACTCGGCCTCCCGGACGTCGTCGACCTGCCCGACGAGGTGCGCCAGGACCCGGCGTACTTCCGCGGCGCAGGCCAGGACGGCTTCCGTGACGGCTGCCGGGTCCCGATCCCGTGGACCCGGGCGGGCGCCTCGTACGGCTTCGGCAGCGGCGGCAGCTGGCTGCCCCAGCCGTCGAGCTGGGCGGAGTTGAGCGTCGAGGCGCAGGAAGGCGTCCCCGACTCGACCCTGGAGCTGTACCGCGAGGCGCTCCGCATCCGTCGCGCCCGGCCCGACCTGGGCGCGGGCGACTCGGTGGAGTGGCTGAAGGCCCCGGAGGGCGTACTCGCCTTCCGTCGCGGGGAGTTCGTGTGCGTCGCGAACACCGGCGAGGAGTCGGTGACGACCCCGGCGTACGGGC